One segment of Streptomyces bathyalis DNA contains the following:
- the mmsA gene encoding multiple monosaccharide ABC transporter ATP-binding protein gives MRGITKTFPGVKALSDVNLTVRAGEIHAVCGENGAGKSTLVKVLSGVHPHGSYEGEILFGGETCAFKDIRASEQRGIVIIHQELALVPFLSLAENIFLGNEHATRGIISWGETLRRADALLKRVGLPDKPQTRIADIGVGKQQLVEIAKALSKEVKLLILDEPTAALNDEDSRKLLELIGELRGQGIACIVISHKLNEIRQIADSVTILRDGRTIETLTVREHPGDEPEISEDRIIRGMVGRDLDQRFPPRTPYTGEDAGRVAMAVSRWTVRHPIDHQRKVVDDVSLEVRRGEILGIAGLMGAGRTELAMNIFGRSYGVYEGGTVSVEGREVLTRTVPEAISHGIAYVTEDRKTYGLNLIDDINRNISLASLGGLTRRGVVDEHEERRIAERYRRSMNIKAPTVHEQVQRLSGGNQQKVVLSKWIHAEPDVLILDEPTRGIDVGAKYEIYTVIDKLAADGKAVVFISSELPELLGMCDRIYTMSAGRLTGEVTREEATQELLMRHMTESLDTSTPTSTTTPADGTSEKS, from the coding sequence ATGCGCGGGATCACCAAGACCTTCCCCGGGGTCAAGGCGCTGTCCGACGTCAATCTGACAGTGCGGGCCGGTGAGATCCACGCCGTCTGCGGCGAGAACGGCGCGGGCAAGTCGACGCTGGTGAAGGTGCTCAGCGGCGTTCATCCGCACGGGAGTTACGAGGGCGAGATCCTCTTCGGAGGCGAGACCTGCGCGTTCAAGGACATCCGGGCGAGCGAGCAGCGCGGCATCGTCATCATCCACCAGGAACTCGCCCTGGTGCCCTTCCTCTCCCTCGCCGAGAATATCTTCCTCGGCAACGAGCACGCCACGCGGGGCATCATCAGCTGGGGCGAGACGCTGCGGCGTGCCGACGCACTGCTCAAGCGGGTCGGCCTGCCGGACAAGCCGCAGACGCGCATCGCCGACATCGGCGTCGGCAAGCAGCAGCTCGTGGAGATCGCCAAGGCGCTCTCCAAGGAGGTGAAGCTGCTCATCCTCGACGAGCCGACCGCCGCCCTCAACGACGAGGACAGCCGCAAACTCCTGGAGCTCATCGGGGAGTTGCGCGGCCAGGGCATCGCCTGCATCGTCATCTCCCACAAGCTGAACGAGATCCGCCAGATCGCCGACTCCGTCACGATCCTGCGCGACGGCCGCACCATCGAGACGCTCACGGTGCGCGAACACCCGGGCGACGAGCCGGAGATCTCCGAGGACCGCATCATCCGCGGCATGGTCGGCCGCGACCTGGACCAGCGCTTCCCGCCCCGCACCCCGTACACGGGCGAGGACGCGGGACGGGTCGCCATGGCCGTGTCCCGCTGGACGGTTCGGCATCCGATCGACCATCAGCGCAAGGTCGTGGACGACGTCTCGCTGGAGGTGCGGCGCGGCGAGATCCTCGGCATCGCGGGGCTGATGGGCGCGGGGCGTACAGAGCTGGCGATGAACATCTTCGGGCGCTCCTACGGCGTGTACGAGGGCGGCACCGTGTCCGTGGAGGGCCGTGAAGTCCTCACCCGCACCGTGCCGGAGGCGATCTCGCACGGCATCGCGTACGTGACGGAGGACCGCAAGACCTACGGGCTCAACCTCATCGACGACATCAACCGGAACATCTCGCTCGCCTCGCTCGGCGGACTCACGCGGCGGGGCGTCGTCGACGAGCACGAGGAGCGGCGGATCGCCGAGCGCTACCGGCGGTCGATGAACATCAAGGCACCCACGGTCCATGAGCAGGTGCAGCGGCTCAGCGGCGGCAACCAGCAGAAGGTCGTGCTGAGCAAGTGGATCCACGCCGAACCCGACGTGCTCATCCTCGACGAGCCGACACGCGGGATCGACGTCGGCGCCAAGTACGAGATCTACACGGTCATCGACAAGCTCGCCGCCGACGGCAAGGCGGTGGTCTTCATCTCCTCCGAACTGCCCGAACTGCTGGGCATGTGCGACCGGATCTACACGATGTCGGCGGGGCGGCTCACCGGCGAGGTCACGCGTGAGGAAGCGACGCAGGAACTCCTGATGCGGCACATGACCGAATCCCTCGACACCAGCACACCCACGAGCACCACCACCCCTGCCGACGGCACGAGTGAGAAGAGCTGA
- the chvE gene encoding multiple monosaccharide ABC transporter substrate-binding protein yields MGTRTRTATPAPRRRRRTAPVAALAAAALLTASLAACGQEAKGGSRYKPDKGKGGTVGLAMPTKSSERWIADGKNMARQFKAAGYKADLQFGDDKVENQVAQIENMIAKGHRLLVIAAIDGSALTDVLRRAKEAGVPVISYDRLILGTPNVDYYASFDNERVGELQGGYIVDKLKLDEKKDEEFNVELFAGSPDDNNTKFFWDGAMKVLRPYIDKGQLHVRSKQTKMNQTTTLRWDGGTAQKRMDDLLSKNYGSEEVDAVLSPYDGISIGILSALKSAGYGGKDKPYPLVTGQDAELASVKSIIRGQQTQTVYKDTRKLAKQAVQMGDAVLTGKKPEVNDTKTYDNGKKVVPSYLLKPVSIDKDSTQRLVDDGYYTAGQLK; encoded by the coding sequence ATGGGCACCCGCACACGCACCGCGACTCCAGCACCACGACGGCGTCGGCGAACCGCACCGGTGGCCGCCCTCGCAGCCGCCGCGCTGCTCACCGCCTCGCTGGCCGCCTGCGGCCAGGAGGCGAAGGGCGGCAGCCGCTACAAGCCGGACAAGGGCAAGGGGGGCACGGTCGGACTGGCCATGCCGACCAAGTCCTCGGAACGGTGGATAGCCGACGGCAAGAACATGGCCCGGCAGTTCAAGGCCGCCGGCTACAAGGCGGACCTGCAGTTCGGCGACGACAAGGTCGAGAACCAGGTCGCCCAGATCGAGAACATGATCGCCAAGGGACACCGGCTGCTCGTCATCGCCGCCATCGACGGTTCGGCGCTCACGGACGTGCTGCGCCGGGCCAAGGAGGCCGGCGTGCCGGTGATCTCCTACGACCGGCTCATCCTCGGAACCCCGAACGTCGACTACTACGCCTCCTTCGACAACGAGCGCGTCGGCGAGCTCCAGGGCGGCTACATCGTCGACAAGCTGAAGCTGGACGAGAAGAAGGACGAGGAGTTCAACGTCGAGCTCTTCGCGGGTTCCCCGGACGACAACAACACCAAGTTCTTCTGGGACGGCGCGATGAAGGTGCTGCGTCCGTACATCGACAAGGGGCAGCTCCACGTCCGCAGCAAGCAGACGAAGATGAACCAGACGACGACGCTGCGCTGGGACGGCGGCACCGCGCAGAAGCGGATGGACGACCTGCTCTCCAAGAACTACGGCTCGGAGGAGGTCGACGCCGTCCTCTCCCCCTACGACGGCATCTCCATCGGCATCCTCTCCGCCCTCAAGAGCGCCGGTTACGGCGGCAAGGACAAGCCCTATCCCCTGGTGACCGGCCAGGACGCCGAGCTGGCCTCCGTGAAGTCGATCATCCGCGGTCAGCAGACGCAGACGGTCTACAAGGACACCCGCAAACTCGCCAAGCAGGCCGTGCAGATGGGCGACGCCGTGCTGACCGGCAAGAAGCCCGAGGTCAACGACACCAAGACGTACGACAACGGCAAGAAGGTCGTGCCGTCGTACCTGCTGAAGCCGGTGAGCATCGACAAGGACAGCACCCAGCGCCTCGTCGACGACGGCTACTACACGGCGGGACAGCTCAAGTGA
- a CDS encoding zinc-dependent alcohol dehydrogenase, translating to MSGRPREGGTPSVRSVVIDGPGEHRLATGPQPQPGPGEVRVAVHAAGICASDREVYDGTRAEGYVRYPVTPGHEWAGTVEAVGEGTVLLGPGGTPTELLGRKVVAEGFRACLRCERCREGATSLCMSGYEETGFTRPGAFADSLVLPARLLHLLPDDADLRAAALLEPAAVVAAAVLAAEPRAGERVAVLGTGTLGLLAVQLLAAHSPAELLAVDPRAQRAEQALTMGATHARTPGSADGPDGTGTGTEGFDLVVETAGAATTAHDACKLARRGGRVVLTGMFEPGARGIDPVHLSVSQLTVRSVFGAPSAAWSYAVRAFGTGLLDPAPLITHELPLTAFGEAIGLVGGGDPAVGKVLLRP from the coding sequence GTGAGCGGTCGCCCCCGTGAAGGCGGCACACCGTCCGTACGGTCCGTCGTCATCGACGGGCCGGGCGAGCACCGGCTGGCCACCGGACCGCAGCCGCAGCCGGGTCCTGGCGAGGTGCGCGTCGCCGTGCACGCCGCCGGGATCTGCGCCAGCGACCGGGAGGTGTACGACGGCACCCGCGCCGAAGGCTACGTCCGCTACCCGGTGACGCCCGGCCACGAGTGGGCGGGGACGGTCGAGGCCGTCGGCGAGGGCACAGTCCTCCTCGGCCCTGGGGGAACTCCCACGGAGCTGCTGGGGCGCAAGGTCGTCGCCGAGGGTTTCCGCGCCTGTCTGCGCTGCGAACGCTGCCGGGAGGGAGCGACCAGCCTGTGCATGAGCGGCTACGAGGAGACGGGCTTCACACGACCCGGCGCCTTCGCCGACTCGCTCGTGCTGCCCGCGCGGCTGCTGCATCTCCTGCCCGACGACGCCGATCTGCGTGCCGCCGCCCTGCTGGAGCCCGCGGCGGTCGTCGCGGCGGCGGTGCTGGCGGCCGAACCCCGGGCGGGTGAGCGGGTGGCCGTGCTCGGGACGGGAACACTCGGGCTGCTCGCGGTGCAGTTGCTCGCGGCGCACTCCCCCGCCGAGCTGCTGGCCGTCGATCCCCGCGCGCAACGTGCGGAGCAGGCCCTGACGATGGGCGCGACGCACGCCCGTACGCCGGGGTCCGCCGACGGCCCGGACGGCACCGGCACCGGCACCGAAGGCTTCGACCTGGTCGTGGAGACGGCCGGCGCGGCGACCACCGCCCACGACGCCTGCAAGCTTGCCCGGCGCGGCGGACGTGTCGTGCTGACCGGCATGTTCGAGCCGGGAGCGCGGGGCATCGATCCGGTGCATCTCTCCGTCAGCCAGCTGACCGTCCGCTCGGTCTTCGGCGCGCCGTCCGCGGCGTGGTCGTACGCCGTACGGGCCTTCGGCACGGGGCTGCTCGACCCGGCACCGCTCATCACGCACGAACTGCCCCTGACCGCCTTCGGCGAGGCCATCGGCCTCGTCGGCGGCGGCGACCCGGCCGTCGGAAAAGTGCTGCTGAGGCCCTGA
- a CDS encoding mandelate racemase/muconate lactonizing enzyme family protein, translating to MRITGTTTHVVGTPWRNLTYVQVHTDEGLTGIGETRMLGHTDALVGYLREAEANHIAGSDPFAAEDLVRRMKYGDYGRAGEIVMSGIACVEMACWDIKGKALGVPVWQLLGGRVTDRVKAYANGWYTTERTPDAYHKAARAVVDRGYRALKIDPFGTGHFELDNDATHYAVSLIEAVRDAIGPGTELMLEMHGRFSPSTAVRLAHEMAPFRPAWLEEPVPPENLKALAKVAEKVQLPVATGERIHDRIEFRELFESQAADIIQPDVGHIGGILETRKLAATAETHYMLVAPHNVGGPVLTSASLQVAGCTPNFKILEHFNDFADAEIKKVVKGAPQVVDGYFELPTAPGLGVELDIDAAAEFPQQQARFDLWAEGWEKRDPAAAGGGE from the coding sequence GTGCGCATCACCGGAACAACCACCCACGTCGTCGGCACCCCCTGGCGCAACCTCACCTACGTCCAGGTCCATACGGACGAGGGGCTCACGGGGATCGGCGAGACAAGGATGCTCGGGCACACCGACGCTCTCGTCGGCTATCTGCGCGAGGCGGAGGCCAACCACATAGCCGGCTCGGACCCGTTCGCGGCCGAGGATCTGGTGCGGCGGATGAAGTACGGCGACTACGGGCGGGCCGGGGAGATCGTGATGTCCGGCATCGCCTGCGTCGAGATGGCCTGCTGGGACATCAAGGGCAAGGCCCTGGGCGTACCGGTCTGGCAGCTGCTGGGCGGCCGGGTCACGGACCGGGTGAAGGCGTACGCGAACGGCTGGTACACGACCGAGCGCACCCCGGACGCCTACCACAAGGCCGCGCGGGCGGTGGTCGACAGGGGCTACCGGGCCCTGAAGATCGACCCGTTCGGCACCGGGCACTTCGAGCTTGACAACGATGCCACCCATTATGCGGTCTCACTCATCGAGGCCGTAAGGGATGCGATCGGACCGGGGACCGAGCTGATGCTGGAGATGCACGGCCGGTTCAGCCCCTCGACGGCCGTGCGGCTGGCCCACGAGATGGCGCCCTTCCGTCCGGCGTGGCTGGAGGAGCCCGTACCGCCGGAGAACCTCAAGGCGCTGGCCAAGGTCGCGGAGAAGGTCCAGCTGCCCGTGGCGACGGGCGAACGCATCCACGACCGCATCGAGTTCAGGGAGCTCTTCGAGTCGCAGGCCGCCGACATCATCCAGCCCGACGTCGGCCACATCGGCGGGATCCTGGAGACCCGCAAGCTCGCCGCCACCGCCGAGACGCACTACATGCTGGTCGCGCCGCACAACGTGGGCGGGCCCGTACTGACCTCGGCGTCCCTTCAAGTCGCGGGCTGCACACCGAACTTCAAGATTTTGGAACACTTCAACGACTTCGCCGACGCGGAGATCAAGAAGGTCGTCAAGGGAGCGCCGCAGGTCGTCGACGGCTACTTCGAGCTTCCCACCGCGCCCGGCCTGGGCGTGGAGCTGGACATCGACGCGGCAGCCGAATTCCCGCAGCAGCAGGCCCGGTTCGACCTGTGGGCCGAGGGCTGGGAGAAGCGGGACCCGGCCGCTGCCGGAGGAGGCGAGTGA
- a CDS encoding SGNH/GDSL hydrolase family protein, which yields MPERRGATGSGPGTGARITRRGRTVALASAALLLTGGLALAGTWGIGSGDTTGERPPGATRPSPPPPWDRRPESIAAVGDSITQGFDACSLLADCSRASWVTGTDASVRSLAERLIENGPQKRSWNFAVSGSLMSDLPQQMERAAQERPDLVTVLAGANDACRPTVGQMTPVEDFRADFRAALHTLRESRPKAHVYVSSVPNLKRLWSEGRGDPWGERVWSLGICQSMLRDPMSATPAARERRQEVHERVMSYNSALKEECAKMLRCRYDGGAVFRYRFTKAELSRWDWFHPSKAGQRKLAELAYRGITARHEERPR from the coding sequence ATGCCGGAGAGACGCGGGGCCACGGGCAGCGGTCCGGGCACCGGCGCGCGGATAACACGTCGTGGACGGACCGTCGCGCTCGCCTCGGCGGCACTCCTGCTCACCGGAGGTCTCGCCCTCGCCGGCACGTGGGGCATCGGAAGTGGGGACACAACCGGGGAGCGCCCTCCCGGCGCCACGCGCCCCTCTCCCCCGCCTCCCTGGGACCGGCGACCGGAGTCCATCGCAGCGGTCGGCGACTCCATCACCCAGGGATTCGACGCCTGTTCCCTGCTTGCGGACTGCAGCCGCGCATCCTGGGTCACCGGTACGGACGCGTCCGTACGGAGCCTCGCCGAACGGCTCATCGAGAACGGCCCGCAGAAGCGCAGCTGGAACTTCGCCGTCAGCGGTTCCCTGATGTCCGATCTTCCCCAGCAGATGGAGCGCGCAGCGCAGGAGCGTCCCGACCTGGTGACGGTGCTGGCGGGTGCGAACGACGCGTGCCGGCCCACGGTCGGGCAGATGACCCCGGTGGAGGACTTCCGCGCCGACTTCCGTGCGGCGCTGCACACTCTGCGCGAGTCACGCCCGAAGGCGCACGTGTACGTCTCCAGCGTGCCGAACCTCAAGCGGCTGTGGTCCGAGGGGCGCGGCGATCCGTGGGGCGAGCGGGTCTGGAGCCTGGGCATCTGCCAGTCGATGCTGCGCGACCCGATGTCGGCAACTCCCGCCGCCCGGGAGCGGCGCCAGGAGGTGCACGAGCGGGTGATGTCGTACAACTCCGCGCTGAAGGAGGAGTGCGCGAAGATGCTTCGCTGCCGCTACGACGGGGGCGCGGTCTTCCGCTACCGCTTCACCAAGGCCGAACTGAGCCGCTGGGACTGGTTCCACCCCAGCAAGGCCGGGCAGCGCAAGCTCGCCGAACTCGCCTACAGGGGCATCACCGCACGGCACGAGGAGCGTCCGCGGTAG
- a CDS encoding DUF3145 domain-containing protein has protein sequence MTTRGVLYVHSAPRALCPHVEWAVAGVLGARVNLDWIRQPASPGTWRAEFSWQGEPGTASKLASALRGWHLLRFEVTAEPCTAAEGERYSSTPELGIFHAVTGMHGDILIPEDRLRAAVGRASRGESELEAEIAKLLGKPWDDELEPFRYAGEGAPVRWLHQVV, from the coding sequence GTGACGACACGTGGAGTTCTGTACGTGCACTCCGCGCCCCGCGCGCTGTGCCCGCACGTCGAATGGGCTGTGGCCGGAGTCCTCGGCGCCCGCGTCAATCTCGACTGGATCAGACAGCCGGCCTCACCGGGAACCTGGCGTGCGGAGTTCTCCTGGCAGGGCGAGCCGGGCACGGCCTCCAAGCTCGCCTCCGCGCTCCGCGGCTGGCACCTGCTGCGTTTCGAGGTCACCGCCGAGCCCTGCACCGCCGCCGAGGGCGAGCGCTACAGCTCCACGCCCGAACTGGGGATCTTCCACGCGGTCACAGGGATGCACGGAGACATCCTCATTCCGGAGGACCGGCTGCGTGCGGCGGTGGGCCGCGCCTCACGCGGCGAGAGCGAACTCGAGGCGGAGATCGCCAAGTTGCTCGGCAAGCCGTGGGACGACGAGCTGGAACCTTTCCGCTATGCGGGCGAAGGTGCCCCGGTTCGCTGGCTCCACCAGGTGGTCTGA
- a CDS encoding NAD(P)-dependent oxidoreductase, translating to MSDRLSVAVLGTGIMGAPMARNMCGAGLDVRVWNRTRAKAEPLAEAGARVADSPRDAVEGADVVLTMLHDGPVTAETVRAAAPGLRPGTVWLQCTTAGVEGLPPLARLAGEYGLTFVDAPVLGTRGPAEAGQLLVLAAGPGETRRGIVPVLDAIGSRTVWVGEEPGAATRLKLVCNSWVLAVTHGTVEAMALADGLGVDPQNFLDAVEGGTLDMGYLRIKAGAIRSRDFTPSFAVATAEKDARLIVEAGEEAGVRMDVAAAGAERFRRAAELGYGEKDMAASYYASFPSSDDEEGGPAAT from the coding sequence ATGTCTGATCGGCTTTCCGTAGCTGTCCTCGGCACCGGGATCATGGGTGCCCCGATGGCCCGCAACATGTGCGGTGCCGGACTCGACGTCCGTGTATGGAACCGCACCAGAGCCAAGGCGGAGCCCCTGGCCGAAGCCGGGGCCCGCGTCGCCGACAGCCCCCGCGACGCCGTGGAAGGCGCCGACGTCGTGCTGACCATGCTGCACGACGGGCCCGTCACCGCCGAGACCGTACGTGCCGCCGCGCCCGGTCTGCGCCCCGGCACGGTGTGGCTCCAGTGCACGACCGCCGGCGTCGAAGGACTCCCCCCGCTGGCCCGGCTCGCAGGCGAGTACGGGCTCACCTTCGTCGACGCCCCCGTCCTCGGCACGCGCGGGCCCGCCGAGGCCGGACAGCTCCTCGTGCTCGCGGCCGGGCCCGGCGAGACGCGGCGGGGAATCGTGCCCGTTCTGGACGCGATCGGCTCCCGCACCGTCTGGGTCGGCGAGGAGCCCGGCGCCGCCACCCGCCTCAAGCTCGTCTGCAACTCCTGGGTTCTGGCGGTGACGCACGGCACCGTGGAGGCGATGGCTCTCGCCGACGGCCTGGGTGTGGACCCGCAGAACTTCCTCGACGCCGTCGAAGGCGGCACCCTCGACATGGGCTATCTGCGGATCAAGGCCGGAGCGATCCGCTCGCGGGACTTCACCCCGAGCTTCGCCGTCGCCACCGCCGAGAAGGACGCACGGCTCATCGTCGAGGCGGGCGAGGAAGCGGGCGTGCGCATGGATGTGGCCGCCGCGGGGGCGGAGCGCTTCCGGCGCGCGGCCGAACTGGGTTACGGGGAGAAGGACATGGCCGCCTCGTACTACGCGAGCTTCCCCTCTTCCGACGACGAGGAGGGCGGCCCGGCAGCCACCTGA
- the fabF gene encoding beta-ketoacyl-ACP synthase II codes for MNPVSTTQHSVVVTGIGATTPLGGDSASTWEGLVAGRSGVALLTHEWAADLPVRIAAEIAVEPTEIIPRPQARKLDRSAQFALIATREAWADAGFTSRAGEDASVSPDRLGAVVASGIGGVTTLLGQYDILREKGARRVSPHTVPMLMPNSPSANVGLEVNARAGVHTPVSACASGSEAIGYAVEMIRTGRADVVVAGGTEAAIHPLPIAAFGNMMAMSKDNDDPEGASRPYDSDRNGFVMGEGAGVIVLESAEHAKKRGARIYAEAIGQGISADSHHITQPEPSGNGIALALQNLLEQTDLKPDEVMHINAHATSTPLGDIAELKALRKVFGDDTDHMAISGTKSMTGHLLGGAGGIETVASILALHHRTAPPTINLKNLDPEADADIVGGEARPLPGGTIAALNNSFGFGGHNVVLAFRTV; via the coding sequence ATGAATCCAGTGAGTACGACCCAACACTCCGTGGTCGTCACCGGTATCGGCGCAACCACACCGCTGGGTGGCGACAGCGCATCGACCTGGGAAGGTCTGGTCGCCGGACGTTCCGGCGTCGCCCTTCTCACCCATGAGTGGGCGGCCGACCTGCCCGTCCGCATCGCCGCCGAGATCGCGGTGGAGCCCACGGAGATCATTCCGCGTCCCCAGGCGCGCAAGCTGGACCGCTCGGCGCAGTTCGCGCTGATCGCGACCCGCGAGGCATGGGCGGACGCGGGCTTCACCTCCAGGGCCGGTGAGGACGCCAGCGTCTCACCGGACCGGCTCGGTGCGGTCGTCGCCTCCGGCATCGGCGGTGTCACCACGCTGCTCGGCCAGTACGACATCCTGCGGGAGAAGGGCGCACGCCGCGTCTCGCCGCACACGGTGCCGATGCTGATGCCGAACAGCCCGAGCGCCAACGTCGGTCTGGAGGTCAACGCGCGGGCCGGTGTGCACACCCCGGTCAGCGCCTGCGCCTCCGGCTCCGAGGCGATCGGCTACGCGGTGGAGATGATCCGCACGGGCCGTGCCGACGTGGTCGTCGCCGGCGGCACGGAAGCCGCCATACACCCCCTTCCCATCGCCGCGTTCGGCAACATGATGGCGATGTCGAAGGACAACGACGACCCCGAGGGCGCCTCACGTCCGTACGACAGCGACCGCAACGGGTTCGTCATGGGCGAGGGCGCGGGCGTCATCGTGCTGGAGTCGGCCGAGCATGCGAAGAAGCGCGGCGCGCGGATCTACGCGGAGGCCATCGGCCAGGGCATCTCGGCCGACAGCCACCACATCACGCAGCCGGAGCCCAGCGGCAACGGCATCGCGCTCGCCCTGCAGAACCTTCTGGAGCAGACCGATCTCAAGCCCGACGAGGTCATGCACATCAACGCGCATGCCACCTCGACGCCGCTCGGTGACATCGCGGAACTGAAGGCGCTGCGCAAGGTCTTCGGCGACGACACCGACCACATGGCCATCTCGGGCACCAAGTCGATGACGGGCCATCTGCTGGGCGGTGCGGGCGGCATCGAGACCGTCGCCTCCATCCTCGCCCTGCACCACCGCACGGCACCGCCGACGATCAACCTCAAGAACCTGGACCCGGAGGCGGACGCTGACATCGTCGGCGGGGAAGCCCGCCCCCTGCCCGGGGGAACGATCGCTGCGCTGAACAACTCCTTCGGCTTCGGCGGCCACAACGTCGTGCTGGCCTTCCGTACGGTCTGA
- a CDS encoding acyl carrier protein: MAATQEEIVAGLAEIVNEIAGIPTEDVQPDKSFTDDLDVDSLSMVEVVVAAEERFSVKIPDDDVKNLKTVGDATEYILKHQS, encoded by the coding sequence ATGGCCGCCACGCAGGAAGAGATCGTTGCTGGTCTCGCGGAGATCGTGAACGAGATCGCCGGGATTCCCACCGAGGACGTCCAGCCGGACAAGTCCTTCACCGACGACCTGGACGTCGACTCGCTGTCCATGGTCGAGGTCGTCGTCGCCGCCGAGGAGCGCTTCAGCGTCAAGATCCCGGACGACGACGTGAAGAACCTCAAGACCGTGGGCGACGCGACCGAGTACATCCTCAAGCACCAGAGCTGA
- a CDS encoding ketoacyl-ACP synthase III, whose protein sequence is MTAKINPTKGSPYSRILGVGGYRPTRVVPNEEILKHIDSSDEWIRSRSGIATRHWAGPDETVAEMTLEAAGKAVADAGITPQQVGAVIISTVSHFKQTPSIATEIADRMGAGKAAAFDINAGCAGFGYGLALAKGMIADGSAEYVLVVGAERLSDLTDLTDRSTAFLFGDGAGAVIVGPATEPGIGPCIWGSEGDKADVISQTVPWDAYRAGEVEKFPAIRQEGQAVFRWAVYEMAKVAQQALDAAGVSPEDLDVFIPHQANMRIIDSMVKTLKLPEHVTVARDVETTGNTSAASIPLAMERLLATGEAKSGDTALVIGFGAGLVYAATVVTLP, encoded by the coding sequence ATGACCGCGAAGATCAATCCCACCAAGGGTTCCCCGTACTCGCGCATTCTCGGCGTGGGCGGCTACCGCCCCACCCGGGTCGTGCCGAACGAGGAGATCCTCAAGCACATCGACTCCTCCGACGAGTGGATCCGCTCACGCTCGGGCATCGCGACCCGCCACTGGGCCGGCCCGGACGAGACGGTCGCCGAGATGACGCTGGAGGCGGCCGGCAAGGCGGTCGCCGACGCGGGAATCACACCGCAGCAGGTGGGTGCCGTGATCATCTCGACCGTCTCGCACTTCAAGCAGACGCCGTCGATCGCCACCGAGATCGCCGACCGCATGGGCGCGGGCAAGGCCGCCGCGTTCGACATCAACGCGGGCTGCGCGGGCTTCGGTTACGGGCTCGCACTCGCCAAGGGCATGATCGCCGACGGCAGCGCCGAGTACGTGCTCGTCGTCGGCGCCGAACGGCTCTCGGACCTGACCGATCTGACGGACCGCTCCACCGCGTTCCTCTTCGGCGACGGCGCGGGCGCCGTCATCGTCGGCCCGGCCACGGAGCCGGGAATCGGCCCGTGCATCTGGGGTTCGGAGGGTGACAAGGCGGACGTCATCAGCCAGACCGTTCCCTGGGACGCCTACCGCGCGGGTGAGGTGGAGAAGTTCCCCGCCATCCGCCAGGAGGGCCAGGCCGTCTTCCGCTGGGCCGTCTATGAGATGGCGAAGGTGGCCCAGCAGGCCCTCGACGCCGCCGGGGTCTCCCCGGAGGACCTGGACGTCTTCATCCCGCACCAGGCCAACATGCGGATCATCGACTCGATGGTGAAGACCCTCAAACTGCCGGAGCACGTCACGGTCGCCCGTGACGTGGAGACGACAGGCAACACCTCGGCCGCCTCGATCCCGCTCGCGATGGAGCGGCTGCTGGCGACCGGAGAGGCGAAGAGCGGTGACACCGCACTCGTCATCGGCTTCGGGGCAGGGCTCGTCTACGCGGCAACGGTGGTTACCCTCCCCTAG